Proteins from a single region of Rhipicephalus sanguineus isolate Rsan-2018 chromosome 5, BIME_Rsan_1.4, whole genome shotgun sequence:
- the LOC119394186 gene encoding protein HEXIM1: MGEVQTPCEDLVVGGARAPDGEQTTTGNEASTGSFSASVAPPSDLPKNVDVDEQRCEELEGGPEKLVRSNSCGGKKRKNRRGKAKKRKWKPYYKLSWEERRELEERESRRANRLRQRMFAHGQPVAPYNTTQFLMEDHCVQEPDYESMNGHHRHRENSINDSVDSSDEFYSSPEDEEDFLQKQFSEAYEDVHAERLNSMSKAELVQEYLLLEERVEELEHKLKEARAARADAQTQTGGVVEARPMATDSEEQAQQKMAVFRDEIRKLADENALVRKHNRALREALDPSPAELSAS; the protein is encoded by the coding sequence ATGGGCGAAGTGCAAACGCCTTGCGAAGACCTTGTCGTTGGGGGCGCTCGGGCGCCAGACGGCGAGCAGACGACAACCGGAAACGAGGCCTCTACCGGAAGTTTTTCCGCGTCCGTCGCTCCACCTAGTGACCTGCCGAAGAACGTCGATGTTGATGAGCAGCGATGCGAGGAGCTCGAAGGTGGTCCTGAGAAGCTCGTCCGTTCCAACTCTTGCggtggaaagaaaaggaagaaccgTCGTGGGAAGGCCAAGAAACGCAAGTGGAAACCCTACTATAAACTGTCTTGGGAGGAACGCCGCGAACTCGAGGAACGTGAGTCGCGTCGCGCCAACCGGCTTCGACAGCGTATGTTCGCTCACGGTCAGCCCGTGGCCCCTTACAACACGACGCAGTTCCTCATGGAGGATCACTGCGTCCAGGAGCCGGACTACGAGAGCATGAACGGCCATCACCGGCACCGCGAGAACAGCATCAACGACAGCGTGGACAGCTCGGACGAGTTTTACAGCTCGCCCGAAGACGAAGAGGACTTCTTGCAGAAGCAGTTCAGCGAGGCCTACGAGGACGTTCATGCCGAGCGGCTCAACTCGATGAGCAAGGCTGAGCTTGTTCAAGAGTACCTGCTGTTGGAGGAGCGCGTTGAGGAACTGGAGCACAAGTTGAAGGAGGCTCGTGCTGCGCGTGCGGATGCACAGACTCAGACGGGGGGTGTCGTCGAAGCACGACCGATGGCGACCGATTCGGAGGAGCAAGCGCAACAGAAGATGGCCGTGTTTCGTGACGAGATTCGAAAGCTTGCCGACGAGAACGCTCTAGTGCGCAAGCACAACCGGGCGCTGCGCGAGGCGCTGGACCCTAGTCCGGCCGAACTGTCGGCCTCGTGA